The Solea senegalensis isolate Sse05_10M linkage group LG12, IFAPA_SoseM_1, whole genome shotgun sequence DNA segment GGAGAAGAGCTCAGTGGTAATCTGGAAGGCTGACAGCCGCACCTCACAGTGATCCTCGTTCAGCTGGGACATCACTAAGTGGTACAGGTGATCTACGCAGTCATTAGACACTCTGAGAGGAACGAAAGACAACAGTGAGCTGTGATTAGATGTCATACACACAGGCATAGAAAAAGAATGACACACATCGATGGCATCAGAGCTGAAGTAACCTGGTTGGCTGAAAAGAAAACCTGCTCTCTTTAAAATACTGTTATATGTCTTTCCAATTACAGTATGCTGCTGAAAGGTGTTTATTGTGGTTTAATTATTACCTCCTCCATGTTGAAGGTGAAGGACAGAGCATGTCACACAGCGTAAGTGAAATTATTTGTGACTTGTGAATATAGACTATAAATACCTCAGTGCTCCACTGTCCATGATCTCTGTCGTCATGACACTTACTTGCAGATCTTTTTGATTTCCTTCATCTTGTCCTGGTTGAGCTGCGGCTGTCCTGATGTGGTCAGCTCCTCCACCAGCTCGGACAGACGCTGTCGGTGACTCAACTCCATCACTAGATTTTGCTggaaagagataaaaaaaaaaaactactaaagAGTCTAATCTCAGGGGAAACCATCAATCAGTGACGAGTGAGATGTGAGTTCTTTCTAAACATTCACTGGGTAAAATAAGGtgtatataacacacacacacacacacatataatccCATTTCAGTAAGACATTTGGTTTACTGTACTATACTTCACGTATGTTAGTTACACAGACTTTAGCCAATACGATTAGTTTAAGATACATTTTATGTGTTAGAACCTTTTCTCTTGACAAGACAACATAGATAAACAATGGAAGGAACTGTGTTCAGCGTATTCTGGACTAAAATAGCTAAAAAAAGCTAGTGCTGTACTAGCTGTTGTGAAGCTaacaaaagtagaaaaacagCCACTACTTACCAGCTGTAAAACACTGGCCGTGGGCAAAGGTTAAGTCACAGTGGACCGTGTGAGTCGCTCTCCATTCATGACTAACGTTAAAATCATGTTAAAATCATGTTAAAATAGCGTTAAAATCATGTGACGGCAGCAGTTTATATTGTTGTTATCCAATGTTTATTTTCAGCTTCCGCAAACTGCACAGCTCATTTCCGCTTACCTCTTCGACTTCCGCTGAGAcgcttctttgtttttatgagtACATTAGCGCCACCGTGCGGACTGGAGACTAAAACCTCAGTGATTGTAATCCCGTCTGAATGTGCCATGCCATCCTCACGATGTAAGGATTACTAATCCCGTGTGAATAGACTACGAGCAGTTTTCAGTGGATTTTTAAGGCTGGGGAAACTTTTAGAAACTTTCAGTTTCACAGGTGGTCAGACAAGTCTGCAAAAGCTTCATTTAACAAACATCGTTCTTTAAATGAAGTTTGAACGCACTCGTTAGAAGCACGGGATTATGAATCTCAtcatccaggtatgttagtccaactaagactagcttgagttcagtcagactaacatgtttacatgacattaagaaaactgtgttgtgttgccTGCAGTTAAATGACATTACTCCACCAAAccatgtaaaacatgtaaaagtaatCCCGTCtgaataggtttttttttagtgacaaTATTCATATGCAAACATACTCATATGTGGTGTGTTCAATCTCTGCCAATACGCTTGTAATACAACTTGTAAACACCAAAACtcactttcctcttttttcattaatttattaataaataatcaaaacaaagtaAGAATATAGTACAACAGAGTCCTCTGTGTTCAGAGCAGACAATAAGACACGTCCAAATATTCATCCACAACAAGAGCAGCCGTCACCCCGACAACCCAAACACCATCCAGGAAACCTTGACTCACTCAGAgtcactgtgtctctgctcacTTGAGTTTGACGTGTAGAGCATCGATATGTTCTACGAGCTCGGCGTAGTAGCTGTTCTCCTCTCCGACGATCATCTCTGACTGAGCCATCTCCTGGTACTGTTCTCGTAGAGAGAGCAGGGAGACCAGCAGAGAGCTGTCTGCGCGGTACTGATCCAAACACGCCGGAGCCATCGCTAACAAAGCCCGCAGAGCCTGAGAGGGAAATGACTGAatgagttcatgtgttcatctcttTGAGCATTAAAGCTGTTGTAGATGTTTCACCTTCTCTCTGTGGTCATGCTCTGTGGACTCCAGCAGCTGTGGGACCAGACCGCACCAGCCCTTCTCCTGCAGCTCCACCTCCACAGAGACCTGAGAGTACTGCCGCACGCGCTCCTCATGGGAGGCATCCAAGACCTGGTCCAGACCCGTCTGAGAGATCAGCTcctggaggagaagatgagagCAGCCTCAGCATCAGATAATGATCTCACTGTGTTCAGACCAGCAAACCAAAATCATGTATGAGGAACAGACACATTATTATCACACCATGTTTCTGTGAACCAGCCTCCAAGACTGACAGGAAACAATCTGAAGACTCACCTGATCAAATCCACACCtgcaccacagcacacacacgttctaaatccactgctgcttccatcagtcacttcaaatgtgtcgtctttggtttttgtttgttgttgtgtgaaatccttcacttgtttttaatgaaatgagccagtgaggcagcagcagaccatcGGCTCCCGTCTAACAGCCAGATAAACATTCTCTAAAGATATTAATGACTAATATTTTCATACGTCacagctggcagccatgtttccactgacaGTCTGTCGATCGGCTGCATGTTTTACAGTAAGACCACAGAATCACCACAAACccagggggtggagtggctcagtggttaagacccgtaccctgtgtgcgaaagacatcatggtcgcaatggtcgcaagtccGACTCCACCCCCTGGccgattgtactcaattccattgtaagtcgctaaatgacatgtaatgtaatgtaatatctcTTTAACCTCTCGTGCAGGTGATGAGTTCTTCTCACCTTCTCACTGATCATGTCATATAACATGGTGACGACACGCGTTCGCAGAACTCCACTCGTGTCTGCCCTGAACAGCTGTGACAGAACCTGTAGTCCCCCCCGAGACAGGAAGTTATGCTGCGCATGGGGGAAGTGACGCAGGAGAGAGGCCACGGCAAACAGCACCTGACAGgaggacacaacacacacatgactgGCTGACACTTGGTGCTGATGGTGGGATTGAGTCTGGGATTATTTACCTTCTTTTTGACTCTGAGTGGTTGATCAGTGGCCAGAGCAGTCAGGAGGCTCTGCAGAGCTCCGTTCTCCACTGCCTGAACCTGCACCACTGGATtactgcaggacacacacacacgacacattCATGACTTCAGGGGAtgttgcattgacttacattaatttcctggagccTTACCCTAActcttaaccacaattactactggcctaatcctaatcctaacctcaacctaaccttaaaacatatcttcaccttaaaatgtagtcatttacgttatgggggtttgatttttgtccccacaaggaagacaagtccctatAACGTGACTGTGTACCCACagcattagtaatacctggacacacacacaggttcttaGATTAGGATTATATTTGGATTAGTATATTaggattaaattagattagattaggatTATATTAGGATTAGTATATTTGGATTAATATAGGATTATTAGATTAGGACTAGATTTGGACTACTAAATTAGGATTAGATTATGATTAATCTACATAGAGCGACATGGGTGGATGATCAGAGCAGACCTCAGACATTTCTAATGTTCTAACAACATGGTTGTGACTGATTCTCTCACAGTAGAACATAAtccctcacttcctgtgctgaTGTAAATGAGCGACCAGTCACACgcagctgcagaggaggaggatctggTTCAGAGTGGAGAGGTCAGGTGAGTTTACCTGGACAGAGCTGATCCCAGCACAAACGCAGACCTCTCCTGTAATCTCACGTCTGAGCTGTTCAGGCCGTCGAGGATCAGCTGGAGACCTCCCATGGAGCACAGATTCTGAGCATTATCCACCTGGCACACAGATTAACACAGATTAACACACGTAAATATCACCAATAACATCATCTTACACCACgtgtatgatgtgtgtgtgtgtgtgtgtgtgtggagcagcgTGTGACCTGGTGCACCAGATACTCCAGCTCCAGCAGGATGTTCAGCCTCTGCTCTGTGGtggagttgctgctgctgtactggtCGAGCAGACGCCTCATTATctacacacagaaaacacacaactcaGCTGCACGCAtcctaaacaacaacaacaacaacaactgcagctttaatcacATGTGTGCATTATaagagatgatgatgaatatTCATGAGTGTGCAGCTGACGTAAACACTGAAGCACCTGAACATCTGTCTCCACCAGCAGGTCCAGCTGAGCCATGTCTTTCTTTAACTCCTCTAGGGGGCGAAACTTGGAGGCGACAGAGTTCTagaaaaagagcaaagaaaacagtccTGAAGAGACTGAACACAGTAaacattagtgtgtgtgcgtgcgtgtgtgtgcgtgtgtgtgcgtgcgcgctcACTGGATTCAGGTCCTCCTTTATCTTCTTCATGGCCTGTTTGAGTTCATCAGGACTGAAGGAAGCCTCGTCTCCCTCCCTGACAAAGACACATTCACTCATGAATATATCAAATCTGTATAATCtcttctcatccttgcattataACATAGAATAATCCATTAGATTGAAATCTATTAGACATGAACTGAAGCTTGAATTTACAAATGATATCATAAATAACTTCAGACATCGGCGCCTGGAGAACAACAGGGCTTTGGTACATTGCTTGTTGTGGGtttcaaaccagcaaccctccactGAGCGCTTCAGTCACTCCTCAGTAAGTGTCTGTACCTGTGCTCCTGGGTCCAGTACTTG contains these protein-coding regions:
- the sil1 gene encoding nucleotide exchange factor SIL1, producing MRLMSRRITGGSFSCSSVLLLLLMLLMLLLMLCQLTDSVPDQKSDSALTVVENVERGEGETVEDEEEEEVMMENLEVVQPTDEWQTLTPGQAVPAGSHVRLNLQTGQREVRLGEEQLKYWTQEHREGDEASFSPDELKQAMKKIKEDLNPNSVASKFRPLEELKKDMAQLDLLVETDVQIMRRLLDQYSSSNSTTEQRLNILLELEYLVHQVDNAQNLCSMGGLQLILDGLNSSDVRLQERSAFVLGSALSSNPVVQVQAVENGALQSLLTALATDQPLRVKKKVLFAVASLLRHFPHAQHNFLSRGGLQVLSQLFRADTSGVLRTRVVTMLYDMISEKELISQTGLDQVLDASHEERVRQYSQVSVEVELQEKGWCGLVPQLLESTEHDHREKALRALLAMAPACLDQYRADSSLLVSLLSLREQYQEMAQSEMIVGEENSYYAELVEHIDALHVKLK